caattttccaaaagcttaaaaaaaggcTAATTTTtccgaataaaaaaaataccaatatttttaattaatttaatttaatagacGTTAACAGAGAAAAAATTGCGATGCAAATTCTCAGAAACAACTTTACTTAAtctctaaatataaaaaatgaatatctaacaatgttttcttttaaatattacaGGAACAGTATTTAAGGCACACAAATTGATTTTGGCAGCATGTTCGAAAAAATTTGCAGAACTTTTCgaaacaacaccaacaaatgGACAATGCGTTGTTATATTGGAAGCAACATCTCCAGATAATATGGCTGCATTATTAGAATTTATGTACAAAGGTGAAGTGCATGTATCACAAGAGGCTCTAAATAGTTTTCTAAAATCTGCGGAAAATTTACAAGTAAGTACTTCTATTTAACTATAGTTTGATTCATAAAATACtcaattttggtattttttattattttaggtaAAAGGTCTATCAACAGAACATGGTAGATTAGCTGCAGCTCAAGCACAACAACATGAAACCCCACCACCAGAATCTCCATCAGGACGGCGAAATAATCGCAATAGTATAAGCGGGAATGGCGGTGGTAATGGTGGTGGAGTTGGTGGCAATGGAGGCGGAGGTGGAGGAGGAAATGCGGGTGGAAATAATAACAGCTCAGGCGGGCCCTTGGGCTTGggaattttaaaacaagaatgTGACTCCCTTATGCACCCGAGCAATTCAACTTTAGGAATTCCACCCTATATGCCACAAATGTACAGACCGATATCTTTTGAACCACCACGAAAACGTGCCCTCCGCAGTCCATATGCCGAACAAGAAATCCGCGGCAGTGTGTTACGAGATGGTTCAAAAAATAGTTCAGATAGTGCAAGTCCAAATAGCAAACCCTACAGACCTCTAAGCAGTGCATCATCAACCGCACCAACGGAAGCGGACACAATGCAATCAGAAAGAGCTTCACCTGAGTCAAGGTAAACgttgattaattttaattcttatgaacaaaaatacaaaatttcttttgttttttttccaattttctttttcaaatttttctagTCGATATGAAAATCACAGTCCAAGTACAACAGCCGGCAATGGTAATGCGCCCAGCGGTGCTGGAGCCTGCTTAGACCGGCCGGTAAAAACTGAACGCAATAATGGCAGTACAAATGAGGCTAAGGAAGAGGAAAAGGATGATCGTGAATCAAATGATGTAAGGATAGATTGCGAAAGTACTACAAATACGAGTTGTTTTGCGTTGAAggtatcttaatttttttgtttttaaaccaattttctgttattttaaacataaaataaaatattgatatataATTTCAATTCTTTGGTATAATATTTTCGGCATACTCTATTaaggttttgtgtttttgtgaatgtgttaaattttaacataaaaatctataaacaaTATTTCGAACATTTAAAGAGACATCTTTAAcgcaaaacttttcaaaatcacaactgaacaaaattcaggtttattgttttctttaaaaaaaaaattaaaatttgttgaaaaaaaatattaaaatattttgaatataaatcattaacaaaaaaaaaacagaacggTGCAGAGGACTTACGTGTTAAAATGGAAAATACAAGCTATTCGCCGCCACCACCGCCAACCTCGAATACAACGCCAACAACACCCTCGGCAATACCTGATAGTGCATTGGCTGGTGGACTTGCAGCATCAATAGCTCCTGCTGATATGTTGAATGTTTGGAATGCTACAAAActgaataacaaaaatagtGGAATGGTTAATACAGCCGATGGTGAGTTTTGTTATTCGatacaaaataatcaaaaatctgaaaaatataAGTGTCAAAAAGTTGAATACAACCCTGAACTTTAAATTCACATTAAGTATATTTGAAGATTCTACGTATTCATAAAATGTTCCTTACGGaaaatccttaaaattatttataggttatcttaaaaactataaaCGTACCTATAGGAAAGTTCGGCGAAAGCTTATTTTCCTTGCCTTAAAATATTGGAGGATGTAGCGAATATGACCTAGGAAGTTTCTCATTCAAATTTCCAAGTTTGTCCCAATATTAGTAAgggttttggaaaatttattttcaatagttGCTCACGTTACTTGGAAATGCAATATCGTCACGAAATAAATTTCCTTTCAACAAATTTCCAGAAACAGTCTCCCAtactaaaaaaatcaaaggaAATGCCGAAAGAAAATCTTACGTAAACCTTCAGGCAAATTCAAATTTCCGGAATCCTAATTTTTAATCTTTCTGAAATGAAATATTCCGGGGGGGAATAGTATCCATTAAAATCCCAATTATATGTCCTTTTAAATTAGTGTGATTTCGCGATTCGTGAATCACTTCAGGACTTTCTTTCAATTGCAAAAATGATCAAATTTCCCAGGAATTTTTAATTTCGTATAtcaaaaaatcctaaaaaacttaattttagttCCCAGCTTCTAAACAAAaggaatgtttttatatttaattcaaattcgaTATCCATCTTTTTTGGTGCCCACATGACACCTATTACATTTTCTGGTAAATAAGTGTAGTTTCGTGATTCATGGCAAAATAAATTTCactcacaaaataaaattttcccaGGAAATATTTTAACACTGCCAAAAACTTTCTTGTGAAACTTTCTTCAACGTATATGAGAATGTAAAAATTCCgagttctttaatttaaatcaactttTTCACACATTATTCTCCTTAAGT
This window of the Eupeodes corollae chromosome 3, idEupCoro1.1, whole genome shotgun sequence genome carries:
- the LOC129949073 gene encoding zinc finger protein chinmo isoform X2, yielding MDPQQQFCLKWNSYSSNLAMTFSNLFKSDLLADVTLSCNGTVFKAHKLILAACSKKFAELFETTPTNGQCVVILEATSPDNMAALLEFMYKGEVHVSQEALNSFLKSAENLQVKGLSTEHGRLAAAQAQQHETPPPESPSGRRNNRNSISGNGGGNGGGVGGNGGGGGGGNAGGNNNSSGGPLGLGILKQECDSLMHPSNSTLGIPPYMPQMYRPISFEPPRKRALRSPYAEQEIRGSVLRDGSKNSSDSASPNSKPYRPLSSASSTAPTEADTMQSERASPESSRYENHSPSTTAGNGNAPSGAGACLDRPVKTERNNGSTNEAKEEEKDDRESNDVRIDCESTTNTSCFALKNGAEDLRVKMENTSYSPPPPPTSNTTPTTPSAIPDSALAGGLAASIAPADMLNVWNATKLNNKNSGMVNTADGKKLKCLYCDRLYGYETNLRAHIRQRHQGIRVPCPFCSRTFTRNNTVRRHIAREHKQEIGIDHVPQPNHTQ
- the LOC129949073 gene encoding zinc finger protein chinmo isoform X4, which translates into the protein MDPQQQFCLKWNSYSSNLAMTFSNLFKSDLLADVTLSCNGTVFKAHKLILAACSKKFAELFETTPTNGQCVVILEATSPDNMAALLEFMYKGEVHVSQEALNSFLKSAENLQVKGLSTEHGRLAAAQAQQHETPPPESPSGRRNNRNSISGNGGGNGGGVGGNGGGGGGGNAGGNNNSSGGPLGLGILKQECDSLMHPSNSTLGIPPYMPQMYRPISFEPPRKRALRSPYAEQEIRGSVLRDGSKNSSDSASPNSKPYRPLSSASSTAPTEADTMQSERASPESSRYENHSPSTTAGNGNAPSGAGACLDRPVKTERNNGSTNEAKEEEKDDRESNDNGAEDLRVKMENTSYSPPPPPTSNTTPTTPSAIPDSALAGGLAASIAPADMLNVWNATKLNNKNSGMVNTADGKKLKCLYCDRLYGYETNLRAHIRQRHQGIRVPCPFCSRTFTRNNTVRRHIAREHKQEIGIDHVPQPNHTQ
- the LOC129949073 gene encoding zinc finger protein chinmo isoform X1, which translates into the protein MDPQQQFCLKWNSYSSNLAMTFSNLFKSDLLADVTLSCNGTVFKAHKLILAACSKKFAELFETTPTNGQCVVILEATSPDNMAALLEFMYKGEVHVSQEALNSFLKSAENLQVKGLSTEHGRLAAAQAQQHETPPPESPSGRRNNRNSISGNGGGNGGGVGGNGGGGGGGNAGGNNNSSGGPLGLGILKQECDSLMHPSNSTLGIPPYMPQMYRPISFEPPRKRALRSPYAEQEIRGSVLRDGSKNSSDSASPNSKPYRPLSSASSTAPTEADTMQSERASPESSRYENHSPSTTAGNGNAPSGAGACLDRPVKTERNNGSTNEAKEEEKDDRESNDVRIDCESTTNTSCFALKNGAEDLRVKMENTSYSPPPPPTSNTTPTTPSAIPDSALAGGLAASIAPADMLNVWNATKLNNKNSGMVNTADVIISKTTKSPLHPPTGKKLKCLYCDRLYGYETNLRAHIRQRHQGIRVPCPFCSRTFTRNNTVRRHIAREHKQEIGIDHVPQPNHTQ
- the LOC129949073 gene encoding zinc finger protein chinmo isoform X3; this encodes MDPQQQFCLKWNSYSSNLAMTFSNLFKSDLLADVTLSCNGTVFKAHKLILAACSKKFAELFETTPTNGQCVVILEATSPDNMAALLEFMYKGEVHVSQEALNSFLKSAENLQVKGLSTEHGRLAAAQAQQHETPPPESPSGRRNNRNSISGNGGGNGGGVGGNGGGGGGGNAGGNNNSSGGPLGLGILKQECDSLMHPSNSTLGIPPYMPQMYRPISFEPPRKRALRSPYAEQEIRGSVLRDGSKNSSDSASPNSKPYRPLSSASSTAPTEADTMQSERASPESSRYENHSPSTTAGNGNAPSGAGACLDRPVKTERNNGSTNEAKEEEKDDRESNDNGAEDLRVKMENTSYSPPPPPTSNTTPTTPSAIPDSALAGGLAASIAPADMLNVWNATKLNNKNSGMVNTADVIISKTTKSPLHPPTGKKLKCLYCDRLYGYETNLRAHIRQRHQGIRVPCPFCSRTFTRNNTVRRHIAREHKQEIGIDHVPQPNHTQ